A window of Cohnella herbarum contains these coding sequences:
- a CDS encoding DMT family transporter, translating into MIQGILLAVVAGSLVGLQNIYNSKVNERAGSWTTTSLVLGLGFLASMTIGLFVEGIDLFDLRNMKVWYGFSGLIGVGVVICLVRGIRLLGPTYGISLVMISQLGFALVCDSFGLLGLDQVPFTYNKLLGVLVIVAGIIVFKFKSKPSRREMEVECQVV; encoded by the coding sequence ATGATTCAAGGGATTCTATTGGCGGTCGTCGCCGGTTCGTTGGTCGGTTTGCAAAATATTTACAATAGCAAAGTGAACGAAAGAGCCGGTTCTTGGACGACAACGTCATTGGTGTTAGGTTTAGGATTTCTAGCCTCCATGACGATTGGTCTGTTTGTGGAAGGGATCGATTTGTTCGACTTGCGAAATATGAAGGTCTGGTACGGATTCAGCGGGTTAATCGGCGTCGGAGTGGTCATCTGTCTCGTGCGCGGGATAAGACTGCTTGGTCCAACCTATGGCATTTCCCTAGTTATGATTTCACAGCTCGGATTTGCGTTGGTTTGCGATTCTTTCGGATTGCTGGGCTTAGATCAAGTGCCTTTTACTTACAACAAGTTGCTGGGCGTGTTAGTCATTGTAGCCGGAATTATCGTATTTAAGTTCAAGAGCAAGCCTAGTCGTCGGGAGATGGAAGTGGAGTGCCAAGTCGTTTAA
- a CDS encoding Crp/Fnr family transcriptional regulator, protein MREINDPELLNHYLQTFELEAAFHDPLRPYLTLYSFEQGEKICSQDEKAQQLLVLVKGKIKIYTISKEGKTLILSFKNPLEVIGEIEYVRGAPILNTVEAVSSVHMIGIQHRWLDRYGKDHAPLQRLLLEIITEKFYIKSNSMSFNLMYPVEVRLASYLLSVSYAESGDRLNGQLNSTKVADAASLIGTSYRHLNRVIRRFIAEGLIERNKDGLSVKNRDGLCELANENIYE, encoded by the coding sequence GTGAGGGAGATCAACGATCCTGAGTTGCTGAATCATTATTTGCAAACTTTTGAGCTGGAAGCCGCATTTCATGATCCGTTAAGACCTTATTTGACGCTGTACAGTTTCGAACAAGGGGAAAAAATTTGTTCCCAAGATGAAAAGGCTCAGCAATTGTTGGTATTGGTTAAAGGAAAGATCAAAATTTACACGATATCAAAGGAAGGCAAAACGCTTATCCTTTCCTTTAAGAATCCGCTCGAGGTCATCGGGGAAATTGAGTACGTGAGAGGGGCTCCGATCCTGAATACGGTCGAGGCGGTTTCATCGGTCCACATGATCGGAATTCAACATCGTTGGTTGGATCGATACGGGAAAGACCATGCGCCATTGCAGCGATTGCTATTAGAGATCATTACGGAGAAGTTTTATATTAAGTCCAACTCCATGAGCTTTAACTTGATGTATCCGGTTGAAGTGCGACTGGCAAGCTACCTTTTATCCGTTTCCTACGCTGAATCCGGTGATCGCTTGAACGGGCAATTGAACTCTACGAAGGTAGCGGATGCCGCAAGTTTAATCGGAACGAGCTACAGGCATCTGAATAGGGTCATCCGGCGGTTCATCGCGGAGGGGCTGATCGAACGAAACAAAGATGGCCTTAGCGTTAAGAATAGAGACGGATTATGCGAGTTGGCCAATGAAAATATTTACGAATGA
- a CDS encoding DMT family transporter has protein sequence MKGSLFALIGGALITLQGVANSRISQDIGTWQAATLTQFTGFAAALLILLLVKERNWQSLREVKPIYLTGGAFASIIIYSNITAIQQIGVTLTISALLIAQLSLAFIIDGTGWFGVMKIRMKWPQFIGIGLMITGVILLKF, from the coding sequence ATGAAAGGTAGCTTATTCGCGTTGATTGGCGGCGCGTTAATTACGTTGCAAGGAGTAGCTAATTCCCGGATTAGTCAAGACATCGGCACTTGGCAGGCGGCAACGCTCACCCAGTTCACCGGATTCGCGGCGGCATTGCTTATTCTGCTCCTCGTTAAGGAAAGAAACTGGCAAAGTCTGAGGGAAGTAAAGCCGATATATTTGACAGGCGGTGCTTTTGCTTCGATCATTATTTATAGTAACATTACGGCCATTCAACAAATCGGCGTTACTCTTACGATATCTGCGTTATTAATCGCCCAATTAAGTCTCGCCTTTATCATCGACGGTACCGGATGGTTCGGCGTTATGAAGATAAGAATGAAATGGCCGCAGTTTATCGGCATCGGGTTGATGATAACCGGCGTCATCCTATTAAAGTTTTAA
- a CDS encoding ABC transporter permease subunit, producing the protein MNMTLYKQMMKVNGKGFLNYAFGSAFYILLMFWLYPGISKSARAIDELVKSMPAGVGRAFGLNGFDSAEAFISGEYYGLILVLILSILCVQCSTQLMAKLVDQGSMAYLLSTPTTRGKVAFTQASVLTTGLLLIVTVTTVAGIAGNAWFLGTAYEFDTARFLLMNAAAFLLFFAVGGISFLVSSLSNDEKKALGISGIITFGFFSLDLLGKLSEKIDWIKHFSIFSLYQPGEIVNGNAELVFPFLLLAVIGLASFGLAIALFRKRDLLL; encoded by the coding sequence ATGAATATGACGTTATATAAACAGATGATGAAAGTGAACGGCAAAGGATTCTTGAACTACGCCTTCGGGTCCGCATTCTATATTCTCCTTATGTTCTGGCTATATCCGGGAATCTCCAAGAGCGCACGAGCGATTGACGAATTGGTTAAATCCATGCCGGCAGGGGTGGGTAGAGCGTTCGGCCTTAACGGCTTCGATAGCGCCGAAGCGTTCATCTCCGGCGAATATTACGGATTGATTCTCGTTCTGATTCTTTCGATCTTATGCGTCCAATGTTCGACTCAACTCATGGCCAAGCTGGTAGATCAGGGCTCAATGGCTTATCTGTTATCCACTCCGACGACAAGAGGCAAGGTCGCGTTCACGCAAGCGTCCGTGCTGACGACGGGACTATTGTTGATCGTAACCGTAACGACGGTAGCCGGGATTGCCGGGAACGCTTGGTTTCTGGGGACTGCCTATGAATTCGACACTGCGAGATTTCTGCTGATGAACGCGGCGGCATTCCTGTTGTTCTTCGCGGTAGGCGGTATCTCTTTCTTAGTGTCCTCGTTATCCAATGACGAGAAGAAGGCGCTAGGGATATCCGGAATCATAACTTTCGGTTTCTTCAGCTTGGATCTGTTGGGGAAACTCAGCGAGAAAATCGATTGGATTAAACACTTCTCTATCTTCTCCTTGTATCAGCCCGGCGAAATCGTAAACGGCAACGCGGAGCTCGTGTTTCCTTTCCTCCTGCTCGCAGTCATCGGACTGGCTTCGTTCGGACTCGCCATTGCGTTATTTCGCAAACGCGACCTGCTTCTATAA
- a CDS encoding ABC transporter ATP-binding protein has translation MLTVEHLTKTFSNGKGIFDVSFTVRQGEVFGFLGPNGAGKSTTIRQIMGFMKPDKGFATVNGLDTWKEQGKVQRFIGYLPGEISFIEGMTGKSFLDFMAEMQGVKDLNKRTRLIDRLQFDIHTPIRKMSKGMKQKVGIVAAFMHDPEVIILDEPTSGLDPLMQKVFIELVLEEKAQGKTFLMSSHSFPEIERTCDRAAIIKDGVLIATKDIHELQSMQRKLFEVTFENESDANSFLDSGLLVESREGNRVSVAVQGNYDKFAEETAKYKVRNIDIHSQNLEDVFMNYYDRKETMR, from the coding sequence ATGTTAACCGTTGAACATCTGACGAAGACGTTTTCGAATGGGAAAGGCATTTTCGATGTGTCGTTTACGGTACGGCAAGGCGAGGTTTTCGGTTTCTTAGGTCCGAACGGAGCAGGGAAGTCAACGACGATCCGACAAATTATGGGTTTCATGAAACCGGACAAAGGATTCGCGACGGTAAACGGGTTGGATACGTGGAAGGAGCAGGGGAAAGTACAAAGGTTCATCGGATATTTGCCGGGAGAAATATCTTTTATCGAAGGAATGACGGGAAAGTCGTTCTTGGATTTCATGGCCGAGATGCAAGGCGTGAAGGACTTGAACAAGCGTACTCGCTTAATCGATCGGCTGCAATTCGATATCCACACGCCGATCCGGAAAATGTCCAAGGGGATGAAGCAGAAAGTAGGAATCGTAGCGGCTTTCATGCACGACCCGGAAGTGATTATTTTAGATGAGCCGACTTCGGGTCTTGACCCGCTTATGCAAAAGGTGTTCATTGAGCTCGTGCTCGAAGAGAAGGCGCAAGGGAAAACGTTCCTGATGTCGTCGCATAGTTTCCCTGAAATCGAGAGAACTTGCGATCGGGCAGCCATTATTAAGGACGGCGTCCTGATTGCGACTAAAGATATTCACGAGTTGCAATCCATGCAACGCAAGCTGTTCGAAGTGACTTTCGAGAACGAAAGCGATGCGAATTCGTTTCTTGATTCCGGATTGCTCGTCGAATCTCGCGAAGGGAATCGGGTGAGCGTAGCCGTGCAAGGCAACTACGACAAATTCGCGGAAGAGACGGCTAAGTACAAGGTGCGCAATATAGACATTCATAGCCAGAACCTGGAGGACGTCTTTATGAACTACTACGATAGAAAGGAGACGATGAGATGA
- a CDS encoding TetR/AcrR family transcriptional regulator, with protein MNGFEKRASQIKHKIIQTTLQMLSSSGSSKIRIADLAKAANVSQVTIYNYFGSKEILIREAFIDYVDRAILEFEQYMDENHSLKEKIEHIILLEKSSYKELPPGLIKELLAADEELSRYIELQYKEKTIPLTVRILEEGKRSGEISEGVSIESVLAFIQLYMNQYETILQMAEQSEDMDKYLEGMVHMFFYGICGKP; from the coding sequence ATGAATGGTTTCGAGAAAAGAGCAAGCCAAATTAAACATAAAATCATTCAAACGACCTTGCAGATGTTAAGCTCTTCCGGGTCCAGCAAGATAAGAATTGCCGATCTTGCCAAGGCGGCTAACGTATCGCAAGTCACGATATACAATTATTTCGGAAGCAAGGAAATTCTGATCCGAGAAGCGTTCATAGACTACGTAGACCGTGCCATCCTCGAATTCGAGCAGTACATGGACGAGAATCATTCGTTAAAGGAAAAGATCGAACACATCATCCTGCTGGAGAAATCCTCTTATAAAGAGCTTCCTCCCGGACTTATTAAAGAACTGTTGGCCGCGGACGAAGAGCTAAGCCGTTATATCGAGTTACAGTACAAGGAGAAAACGATTCCGCTTACGGTTCGCATTCTGGAAGAAGGAAAGCGGAGCGGAGAAATTTCGGAAGGGGTATCTATCGAGAGCGTGCTCGCTTTTATTCAACTGTATATGAATCAGTACGAAACGATCTTGCAAATGGCCGAGCAAAGCGAGGATATGGATAAGTATCTGGAAGGCATGGTTCATATGTTCTTCTATGGAATTTGCGGTAAACCCTAA
- a CDS encoding hemolysin family protein: MVINLFLVAILIVLTAFFVATEFAIIKLRPSRVDQMVMEGKKNAIAIQKVTANLDGYLSACQLGITITALGLGWLGEPTVEKMLFPLFERLGIGENTGHILSFLIAFLSITYLHVVLGELAPKTLAIHKAEAISTYTAPVIILFYKIMYPFIWILNGSANALVRMFGMKPASEHEEAHSEEEIRIILSESYESGKINKTEYGYVNRIFMFDELLAKEIMVPRTDIVCLYEDMTLEENLAIIKKEQYTRFLVAKENKDHIVGFMNTKQFFLNYDNNPAFNFNALIQPVMSVPDVIPVKSLLLKMQQEHVHIALLLDEYGGTSGLITIEDILEEIVGEIRDEFDEDEKKPIESLGNNRYLIDGLTSIDRVNAVLGSHLEHDDVDSIGGWLYNRQPELAIGTEWKFDSLTFIIREKDKHRVRKMEIIKID; this comes from the coding sequence TTGGTCATTAATTTGTTTTTAGTCGCAATACTGATCGTATTAACCGCTTTTTTCGTCGCAACGGAATTCGCAATCATCAAGCTCCGTCCAAGTCGGGTAGATCAAATGGTGATGGAAGGAAAGAAGAACGCCATCGCTATTCAGAAGGTTACCGCAAATCTGGACGGATATTTATCCGCCTGTCAGCTCGGAATTACGATTACCGCATTAGGCTTGGGTTGGTTGGGAGAACCGACCGTCGAGAAGATGCTGTTTCCGTTATTCGAACGGTTAGGTATCGGGGAAAACACCGGTCACATTTTATCGTTCTTGATCGCGTTCTTATCGATTACTTATTTGCACGTCGTATTGGGCGAATTAGCGCCGAAGACGCTTGCCATTCATAAAGCGGAGGCCATCTCGACCTACACCGCCCCGGTTATCATTTTGTTCTACAAGATCATGTATCCGTTTATCTGGATATTAAACGGTTCCGCGAATGCTTTAGTCAGAATGTTCGGCATGAAACCGGCCAGCGAGCATGAGGAAGCGCATTCGGAGGAAGAAATTCGCATTATTTTATCGGAAAGTTACGAGAGCGGCAAAATCAATAAAACGGAGTACGGTTACGTCAACCGAATTTTCATGTTCGATGAACTTCTGGCGAAAGAGATCATGGTGCCGCGTACCGATATCGTTTGTTTGTACGAGGATATGACGCTGGAGGAAAATCTCGCAATCATTAAGAAAGAACAATATACCCGATTTCTGGTCGCTAAAGAAAACAAAGACCACATCGTTGGGTTCATGAATACGAAGCAATTTTTCTTGAATTACGATAACAACCCGGCGTTCAACTTTAATGCGCTTATCCAGCCGGTCATGTCGGTGCCCGACGTCATTCCCGTCAAATCGCTATTGCTCAAGATGCAGCAAGAGCACGTCCATATCGCTCTTCTGCTGGATGAATACGGCGGGACGTCCGGTTTGATCACGATCGAAGACATACTAGAGGAAATCGTTGGAGAAATTCGCGACGAGTTTGACGAGGACGAGAAGAAACCGATCGAATCGCTCGGAAATAACCGCTATTTGATCGATGGGTTAACGTCGATCGACCGAGTGAATGCGGTATTGGGAAGCCATCTGGAACATGATGACGTCGATTCGATCGGAGGATGGTTATACAATAGGCAACCCGAACTTGCGATCGGCACGGAGTGGAAGTTCGATTCGCTTACGTTCATCATCCGAGAGAAGGACAAGCATAGAGTTCGGAAAATGGAAATTATTAAAATCGATTAA
- a CDS encoding serine hydrolase domain-containing protein — translation MNVKPFDPTILEGKLDAAPEEVMMDSLQLHKLNGHFDDLITKDQIQAAGYLVARHGKIVAWQSQGPLHGTTKEGLLQPDSLRQLSSITKAFTSVAIVKLIEDGKLYLDQPVSTIIEEFNNPMHQDITLFHLLTHTSGIMPVRGYYNEPYPREWWGAQGMDGWIRKVLQGPLVCQPGEAYNYSSVGFSLLGEAVSRISGKKYENFVNDHILQPLKMHRTFFDVPERLWAEVCTVNQADVEQLNEKDDGSSKPPLSDSGLYSTMYDLWKFGQMLLNGGTFEGERILGRKTVELLTRRHLFNVPAYHWGGKIKDKGHALGLDLTISPLNFESQGTFQLEGGGRSALFVDPAENLVVVLFVPSVYSWVPLSVLGTKQIIWSSLK, via the coding sequence ATGAACGTTAAACCGTTCGACCCAACAATACTAGAAGGGAAGTTGGATGCGGCGCCTGAAGAGGTAATGATGGATTCCCTTCAGCTGCATAAGCTTAACGGCCACTTCGACGATCTCATCACGAAGGATCAAATCCAAGCAGCCGGATATCTCGTAGCTCGTCACGGGAAGATCGTAGCATGGCAATCCCAGGGTCCGCTCCATGGCACGACGAAAGAGGGACTGCTGCAACCGGATTCCTTGCGTCAGCTTTCCTCGATTACGAAGGCATTCACTAGCGTTGCAATCGTTAAACTCATTGAAGACGGCAAGTTGTATCTCGATCAACCGGTGTCTACGATCATTGAAGAATTCAACAATCCGATGCATCAAGACATTACTTTGTTTCACTTGTTGACCCATACGTCAGGCATTATGCCCGTGAGAGGCTACTATAACGAGCCATACCCACGGGAATGGTGGGGCGCGCAAGGGATGGACGGTTGGATTCGTAAAGTGCTGCAGGGACCGCTCGTTTGCCAGCCGGGGGAAGCCTATAATTATTCCTCGGTCGGTTTTTCCCTGCTCGGCGAAGCGGTCAGCCGCATATCCGGCAAGAAATACGAAAACTTCGTTAACGATCATATTTTGCAACCGCTGAAGATGCACAGGACTTTCTTCGACGTGCCAGAACGGTTATGGGCGGAAGTGTGCACGGTTAACCAAGCGGACGTCGAACAACTGAACGAGAAGGACGATGGTTCGTCCAAACCCCCATTATCGGACAGCGGACTTTATTCCACGATGTACGATCTATGGAAATTCGGACAAATGCTTCTGAACGGAGGAACCTTCGAGGGCGAACGCATCCTAGGAAGAAAAACCGTAGAGTTGCTCACCCGTCGTCACTTGTTTAATGTTCCCGCTTATCATTGGGGAGGTAAGATCAAGGACAAAGGCCACGCGCTTGGTCTCGATCTGACGATTAGCCCTCTTAACTTCGAATCTCAAGGAACTTTCCAACTTGAAGGCGGGGGAAGATCGGCTCTCTTCGTCGATCCGGCCGAGAATCTGGTCGTCGTTCTGTTCGTGCCTTCCGTTTACTCTTGGGTTCCGCTGTCGGTACTCGGTACGAAACAAATTATTTGGTCGAGTTTGAAATAG
- a CDS encoding TVP38/TMEM64 family protein has protein sequence MKKRIVFVIYLATAVLLFVYRNSLLQWIEADSSWEADILLFAVAFLIAVVPAIPYGILAALLGAKYGIVSGSVINLIISSSAAVALFLLVRYTFNPEQRQRAFDIKGISRLTALFDRSPFLAVMIARMLPFIPAQVINILASVTHMKLIPFALASIVGKIPFIFAVTLFGDRLLNYLD, from the coding sequence TTGAAAAAGCGGATCGTGTTCGTCATTTACCTCGCTACAGCCGTCTTACTGTTCGTCTATCGGAATTCATTGTTGCAGTGGATTGAAGCTGACTCCTCATGGGAGGCGGATATTTTATTATTCGCGGTCGCGTTTCTTATCGCGGTCGTGCCTGCGATTCCTTACGGCATATTAGCTGCTTTGCTTGGTGCTAAGTACGGAATCGTCTCCGGCAGCGTCATCAATCTGATCATATCCAGCTCAGCCGCTGTAGCGTTGTTCCTCTTAGTCCGCTATACGTTCAATCCGGAACAAAGGCAAAGAGCCTTCGACATCAAAGGGATTTCCCGTTTAACGGCCCTCTTTGATCGCAGTCCCTTTCTTGCTGTCATGATCGCCCGTATGTTACCGTTCATCCCCGCACAAGTCATTAACATTTTAGCATCCGTGACCCATATGAAGCTCATTCCATTTGCGCTGGCGTCGATCGTTGGGAAAATACCGTTTATCTTCGCCGTCACCTTATTCGGAGATCGCCTATTGAATTATCTCGATTAA
- a CDS encoding spermidine synthase, whose protein sequence is MHLLTKRSSAHNEIAVYETSQLYGKMGKFRCMGFADDAVQGAIDLKDPKRIVLEYQSSLISLMEFINPYFERVFLIGHGIGTIAGHYPNKLFTIAEIDESVVDISRQYFMYERNNVKIGDGRQLLDQEEQSSFDYIIVDAFTDKGTPHHLKTLEFFALTKEKLDSNGVLLLNLMGKTNNDWLLNAVNTTIRNTYDYVKAFSLPAVAERDERNIIVLASGKTLDAQAGDVGKGIVEIQLSEGHTIMDSD, encoded by the coding sequence TTGCATTTATTGACGAAGAGGTCTAGCGCGCACAACGAGATTGCCGTATACGAGACCTCTCAATTGTACGGGAAGATGGGGAAATTTCGCTGCATGGGTTTCGCGGATGATGCGGTCCAGGGGGCGATAGACTTAAAGGATCCGAAACGGATTGTTCTGGAATACCAGAGCTCGCTTATTTCATTAATGGAGTTCATTAATCCGTATTTCGAGCGCGTATTCCTTATCGGGCACGGGATTGGGACAATCGCTGGCCATTATCCGAACAAGCTTTTTACGATCGCGGAAATCGATGAGAGCGTCGTGGACATAAGCCGGCAATATTTCATGTATGAACGGAATAACGTCAAGATCGGGGACGGTCGTCAGCTTCTGGATCAGGAGGAACAGAGTTCATTCGATTATATTATCGTTGATGCCTTCACGGATAAGGGAACTCCGCATCATCTAAAAACTTTGGAGTTTTTTGCATTGACGAAAGAGAAGCTCGATAGCAACGGCGTTCTCCTCTTGAATCTAATGGGCAAAACGAATAACGATTGGCTGTTAAACGCCGTAAATACGACGATTAGAAATACATATGATTACGTCAAAGCATTTTCCTTGCCGGCGGTGGCTGAACGAGATGAGCGTAACATAATCGTGTTGGCAAGCGGCAAAACACTCGATGCGCAAGCAGGAGATGTTGGAAAAGGAATCGTTGAAATTCAATTAAGCGAAGGCCATACGATTATGGATAGCGACTGA
- a CDS encoding GNAT family N-acetyltransferase, translating into MYRKQFYVFDQDRPVPVVIRNYERGDFDDLIQVQRESFPPPFPSNLWWNPVQLNNHVTLFPEGALCIEVQGVLAGSMTGLLIDFDPDHPDHTWEQITDHGYIRNHVSTGNTLYVVDISVRPSYRKLGLGQALMSSMYEVVVHKGLDRLLGGGRMSGYHKRANEMTAEQYLNAVVAGEIKDPVITFLLRCGRTPLKVVSNYLEDEESCHYAALMEWKNPFVTTSKII; encoded by the coding sequence ATGTATCGCAAACAATTTTACGTCTTCGATCAAGATCGGCCGGTTCCTGTCGTCATCCGTAATTATGAGCGCGGAGATTTCGACGATCTTATTCAAGTGCAACGGGAAAGCTTTCCGCCCCCGTTCCCATCCAACTTATGGTGGAATCCCGTTCAATTGAACAACCATGTTACGTTGTTCCCGGAAGGCGCGTTATGTATCGAAGTTCAGGGCGTGCTCGCCGGATCGATGACCGGACTGCTCATTGATTTTGATCCGGATCATCCGGATCATACGTGGGAACAGATTACGGATCACGGATACATACGAAACCATGTAAGCACCGGAAATACCCTGTACGTTGTCGATATTAGCGTACGTCCCTCCTATCGGAAACTAGGATTGGGACAAGCTTTAATGTCGTCCATGTACGAGGTTGTCGTGCACAAGGGGTTAGACCGATTGCTCGGCGGGGGAAGAATGTCAGGTTATCATAAGCGAGCGAACGAAATGACTGCGGAGCAGTATCTGAATGCCGTCGTTGCAGGAGAGATCAAAGATCCGGTCATTACATTCCTATTACGCTGCGGGCGAACTCCCCTCAAAGTCGTATCGAACTACTTAGAGGACGAAGAATCTTGCCATTACGCGGCTCTGATGGAATGGAAAAACCCTTTTGTCACGACAAGCAAAATAATCTGA
- a CDS encoding SPL family radical SAM protein, whose amino-acid sequence MKAEYLYKQPKTLLNKGTGFLSGYSHSLNPYTGCSFGCSYCYVRQMPVSTFRGLEWGSWVDIKQGAAEIFRKELRKAKVKGPVTIFMSSSTDPYQPIEYKERITRSLLEVIVEEPPDFLFVQTRSPLVARDIDLLLRLGDQVRVSMTVETDLERIRKHFSPSAPPIGARLKTLQALADAGVPTQATIAPMLPSSEALPALLRKCVDRVCVDDYFMGDGSGGKRTRSLGISTLYKQLGLEEWYDPSAYRIVYERLKTVFEEDQIYVSQQGFEP is encoded by the coding sequence TTGAAGGCGGAATACCTTTATAAACAACCGAAAACGCTCTTGAATAAAGGAACGGGTTTTCTAAGCGGTTATAGTCACTCTCTCAATCCCTATACGGGCTGTTCGTTCGGCTGTTCCTACTGTTACGTCAGGCAAATGCCGGTATCCACCTTCCGGGGACTTGAATGGGGATCTTGGGTCGATATCAAGCAAGGCGCGGCTGAAATCTTTCGGAAAGAATTGCGTAAGGCCAAGGTCAAAGGACCGGTTACGATCTTCATGTCATCGAGCACCGATCCGTATCAACCGATCGAATACAAAGAACGAATCACTCGATCTCTACTGGAAGTCATTGTCGAAGAGCCGCCCGATTTCTTATTCGTGCAAACCCGCAGCCCCTTGGTCGCACGGGATATCGATCTCTTATTACGACTAGGAGATCAGGTTCGGGTCAGCATGACCGTCGAAACGGACTTAGAACGCATTCGCAAGCATTTCTCTCCGTCAGCGCCGCCTATCGGTGCCAGACTCAAGACGCTTCAGGCGTTGGCCGATGCAGGCGTGCCGACTCAAGCAACGATTGCCCCTATGCTCCCGAGCAGCGAGGCTTTACCGGCGTTGCTCCGGAAATGCGTCGATCGCGTCTGCGTAGACGACTATTTCATGGGAGATGGCAGCGGGGGGAAACGAACGCGGAGTTTAGGCATATCAACGCTATATAAACAGCTAGGTTTAGAAGAATGGTACGACCCTTCCGCCTATCGCATCGTCTATGAGCGGTTGAAGACGGTATTTGAAGAGGATCAAATCTACGTGAGCCAGCAAGGATTTGAGCCCTAG
- a CDS encoding DNA alkylation repair protein: protein MNVTIKDQLLQLAEPEFQKFTAALIPTIDNVLGVRLPELRKMAKLIAQGEWRDYVEQTESEYFEEVMLQGMVIGYVKADIEELLQYVAVFVPRIDNWSVCDSFCNGLKFTVANKVRVWEFLQPYLSSDREYEIRFGAVMLLSYYIDEEYIDRVLRLLDGIKHEAYYVKMAVAWAISICFVKLPEPTLNYLNDNSLDLFTYNKALQKITESYRVDQITKTLIRSMKRK from the coding sequence ATGAACGTAACGATCAAAGATCAGCTATTGCAGCTTGCGGAACCAGAATTTCAGAAATTTACGGCGGCGCTTATTCCGACTATCGATAATGTATTGGGCGTGAGGTTACCGGAGCTTCGCAAGATGGCCAAACTTATCGCGCAAGGCGAATGGCGCGATTATGTGGAACAAACCGAGAGCGAGTATTTCGAGGAAGTGATGCTGCAAGGAATGGTTATCGGTTACGTTAAGGCGGACATAGAGGAACTTCTTCAGTATGTAGCCGTCTTTGTCCCGCGAATTGACAACTGGTCGGTATGCGATAGCTTCTGCAACGGGCTGAAATTCACCGTAGCGAATAAGGTTCGGGTATGGGAGTTTCTGCAGCCTTATCTGTCGTCCGATCGCGAATACGAAATCCGCTTCGGAGCGGTAATGCTCCTTAGTTATTATATCGATGAGGAATATATCGACCGCGTGTTACGCTTGTTGGATGGCATCAAACACGAAGCGTATTATGTCAAGATGGCCGTAGCTTGGGCGATTTCCATCTGTTTCGTGAAATTACCGGAACCTACGTTAAACTACTTAAACGACAACTCGTTAGATCTATTTACCTACAATAAAGCATTGCAAAAAATAACCGAGTCCTACCGGGTGGACCAGATCACCAAAACGCTCATTCGCAGCATGAAAAGGAAGTAG
- a CDS encoding DNA-3-methyladenine glycosylase family protein: protein MATVITKFFDYGDEEVDYLRIVDGILGAAMVRMGKIERVIIPDLFSALVHAIVGQLISAKAAQTIWNRMQLTFGEVTPHNLAERSADDIQSCGVTMKKAVCIHNIAGMIADGDFNLDELHDLPDAEVIQRLTALNGIGKWTAEMLLLNAMERQDVVSWGDIAIRRGMMKLYGLHSITKEQFEVYRRTYSPYGSIASIYLWVISFE, encoded by the coding sequence TTGGCGACGGTGATAACCAAGTTTTTTGACTATGGGGATGAGGAAGTCGATTATCTAAGAATCGTTGACGGGATTTTAGGAGCGGCAATGGTCAGAATGGGTAAAATCGAGCGCGTCATTATCCCGGATCTGTTCTCTGCGCTTGTGCATGCCATAGTAGGACAATTGATTTCGGCCAAAGCGGCGCAAACCATTTGGAATCGAATGCAGCTTACCTTCGGCGAGGTGACACCGCATAATTTGGCGGAACGGTCCGCCGACGACATCCAAAGCTGCGGAGTGACGATGAAGAAGGCCGTCTGTATTCATAACATTGCCGGGATGATCGCGGATGGAGATTTTAACTTAGATGAATTGCATGATTTGCCGGATGCGGAAGTCATTCAACGACTCACGGCATTAAACGGCATTGGAAAATGGACGGCGGAGATGCTTCTGCTTAACGCCATGGAGCGACAGGACGTAGTTAGTTGGGGAGATATCGCCATTCGTCGCGGAATGATGAAGCTCTATGGCTTGCATTCGATCACGAAAGAGCAATTTGAAGTTTATCGTCGGACCTACTCTCCCTATGGTTCGATTGCCTCTATTTATTTATGGGTGATTTCTTTTGAATAA